Genomic segment of Myxococcus stipitatus:
CGCGCGCATGGTGAGAGCCAGGGCGAGTTCTCCACCTGGGGAGACCGCGAGCGGCGGGATGTGGAGGCCGCGCTGGAGTTCGTGCGGGCTCGCGAGGACGTGGACCCGAAGCGGGTGGCGGCGCTGGGCTTCTCCATCGGCTCGGCCGCGGTGGCGGAGGTCGCGGCGAAGGACCCCGAGGTTCGCGCGGTGGTGCTGCTGTCGCCGTTCAACACGCTGTGGCTGGCGGCGGCGTATGACTTCCGGCGCTTCGGCTTCCTTACGCAGACGGCCGCGCTGGTGCCGTTCTGGCGGCGGGACATCGCACTCGAGGAGGTGCGCACCATCGACGCGGTGGACCACATCCGGCCCCGGCCCTTGTTCATCGTCATGGGCTCGGAGGAGTCCGGACAGCCGCTGGCGGACGAGCTTTTCGCGCACGTGCGCGAGTACGCGCAGACGTGGCGCATCCAGGGGGCGAGCCATGGCGGCTTCAGCACCGTGGAGCCCACGGAGTATCCGCGCAGGCTCCAGGCCTTCTTCGACGCCGCGCTGCGGGAGGAGACCGCCACGCCCTGAGGCGTGGCCGCGGGTCAGGCGACCTTCGGGGCGTCCGGCG
This window contains:
- a CDS encoding alpha/beta hydrolase, with the protein product MKWKRVFVAVLGLGVLVSGGLFARAYRHSEAYFHYPRTPPTKPADFARAQDVRLFTSDGLELRGWYVPSRNRAAVVMAHGLSQTRADLLPEARILADAGYGVLLFDLRAHGESQGEFSTWGDRERRDVEAALEFVRAREDVDPKRVAALGFSIGSAAVAEVAAKDPEVRAVVLLSPFNTLWLAAAYDFRRFGFLTQTAALVPFWRRDIALEEVRTIDAVDHIRPRPLFIVMGSEESGQPLADELFAHVREYAQTWRIQGASHGGFSTVEPTEYPRRLQAFFDAALREETATP